Proteins encoded by one window of Ostrinia nubilalis chromosome 23, ilOstNubi1.1, whole genome shotgun sequence:
- the LOC135083213 gene encoding uncharacterized protein LOC135083213, which produces MTAVSSYVKEDHRTWDLNLFKIQFALNSAVNESTGFTPFFLVHGREPIINGSFYKQTDDCEYEVAMPREDYAGEFGVLKEVFEKVRSHLLKAHATNTRYYNLRRRNVKLSEGQEVWRKTYIQSDAEKFKATKLAPKYEKCIVKKVLSPLVYELIAHNGKPLGTWHIKDIKV; this is translated from the coding sequence ATGACTGCCGTATCTTCGTACGTGAAAGAAGATCATAGAACCTGGGATCTCAATTTGTTTAAGATTCAATTCGCACTTAACAGTGCTGTGAacgaatctaccggatttacacCGTTCTTTTTAGTTCATGGCAGAGAACCTATAATAAATGGCTCCTTTTATAAGCAAACGGACGACTGCGAGTATGAAGTTGCTATGCCAAGAGAAGACTATGCAGGGGAGTTTGGCGTCTTGAAGGAAGTGTTCGAGAAGGTACGTTCGCATTTACTGAAGGCCCACGCTACGAACACCAGGTACTACAACCTCAGAAGACGTAACGTCAAACTTTCAGAGGGTCAGGAGGTGTGGCGCAAAACGTACATTCAGAGTGACGCTGAGAAGTTCAAGGCTACCAAGCTTGCCCCAAAGTACGAGAAGTGCATTGTCAAGAAGGTACTATCTCCGCTTGTTTACGAGTTAATTGCTCACAATGGCAAGCCTCTCGGTACTTGGCATATCAAGGACATCAAGGTTTAA